In the genome of Coraliomargarita algicola, one region contains:
- a CDS encoding PP2C family protein-serine/threonine phosphatase has protein sequence MSEAEHKEADAIRWSGLTDVGRFRKNNEDAFLALALNGEGVRRLGKYGDAGLLENDYIFAVSDGMGGANAGEFASKIAVDKITNLLPQTFRAAAGGIAVGFQDLLGELFDQIHRELTHMGFCYEELRGMGATLSLCWVRPGWVYFAHVGDSRIYHLPASGGIRQVSHDHTHVGWLQREGKLREIQARNHPGRNALQQVLGGKNQNLSPQFGAVGYEPGDAFLICSDGLVEGLWDSGMKRLIRNPPKNAAEDVAQRLVAEAVQTDGRDNTTALVFEMS, from the coding sequence ATGAGTGAAGCTGAGCATAAAGAAGCGGATGCGATTCGCTGGTCTGGACTGACTGATGTCGGACGTTTTCGTAAAAACAACGAAGATGCCTTCTTGGCATTGGCATTGAATGGTGAGGGGGTGCGTCGTTTAGGTAAATACGGCGATGCTGGATTACTTGAAAATGATTATATATTTGCCGTTAGCGATGGTATGGGCGGTGCGAATGCGGGCGAATTTGCCAGTAAGATTGCGGTTGATAAAATTACGAATTTATTACCGCAAACTTTTCGAGCGGCTGCAGGGGGGATTGCGGTCGGCTTTCAAGATTTGCTGGGTGAATTGTTTGATCAAATTCACCGTGAATTGACCCACATGGGCTTTTGTTATGAAGAGCTGCGTGGGATGGGCGCGACCTTAAGTCTTTGTTGGGTGCGCCCTGGTTGGGTTTACTTTGCCCATGTGGGGGACAGTCGCATTTATCACCTTCCCGCATCCGGTGGTATTCGGCAGGTCAGCCACGATCACACCCATGTTGGTTGGTTGCAGCGTGAAGGTAAGTTGCGGGAGATCCAGGCGCGTAACCACCCTGGACGCAACGCACTGCAGCAGGTGCTCGGCGGTAAGAATCAGAACCTCAGCCCGCAGTTTGGGGCGGTTGGTTATGAACCGGGGGACGCCTTTTTGATCTGTTCAGATGGACTGGTGGAGGGGCTTTGGGATAGTGGTATGAAGCGCTTGATTCGTAATCCACCCAAAAATGCAGCAGAAGACGTCGCTCAACGTTTGGTCGCTGAGGCTGTGCAAACTGATGGCAGGGATAATACCACTGCACTTGTTTTTGAGATGTCGTAG
- the argS gene encoding arginine--tRNA ligase, protein MSVWFNPSHAIDQILRQVASETEGFNADFEPGVRPADPKFGDYQANGVLGFAKRNKANPRELGQKLIEAAQASGQFDPELVELSLAGPGFINFKLSPKFIWDWQLAFSTKADYQSGAKELKNGRKVIIDYPSANTAKQAHIGHLRPMVIGQAISRLLDFCGADLVRDNHIGDWGTNFGTLIMKIKRDGIDLSNLGDNALVTLDQLYKDGSALETEQPELRDVSRNELVLLQNGDAENTAIWEQIVEISKVAFDKLFAQMGVEVDITLGESFYRDKVNRIYDELTEIGLAEESDGALVVWHDEVKKFARNNERPYPFNIRKSDGASNYASTDLATVLYRVEEFKAEEIIYLTDARQQDHFQQLFLTTEKWFKAKGYPLPEMSHVFWGTILGSDKKPFKTKSGESIKLQELLDEARSRAYDVVSEKNPDLPEDERRAIAESVGVGAMKYADLSSNRTQDYVFSWDRLLSFEGNTAPYLLYAVARINSIFRKVGVDPEATIEGASPLETEAEMGLARKLMGFVTALELTINDLRPHFLCTYLYELTSAYSTFYNADKVMVDDAAVKARRLILCARTRTVLKTGLELLGIQPLERM, encoded by the coding sequence ATGTCTGTCTGGTTCAATCCATCTCACGCTATCGATCAAATCCTGCGCCAAGTCGCGTCTGAAACCGAAGGTTTCAATGCCGACTTCGAACCGGGCGTGCGCCCTGCCGACCCGAAGTTTGGCGACTATCAGGCCAATGGGGTGCTCGGCTTTGCCAAGCGCAACAAAGCCAACCCACGCGAACTGGGACAAAAACTGATCGAAGCCGCTCAGGCCTCGGGTCAATTTGATCCGGAACTGGTCGAACTCTCACTGGCGGGCCCTGGCTTTATCAATTTCAAACTCAGCCCCAAGTTCATCTGGGACTGGCAACTGGCCTTTTCCACCAAGGCCGACTACCAGAGCGGCGCCAAGGAGCTGAAAAACGGGCGCAAGGTCATCATCGACTACCCAAGCGCCAACACAGCCAAGCAGGCCCACATCGGCCACCTGCGCCCGATGGTGATTGGCCAGGCCATCAGCCGCCTGCTGGATTTCTGCGGGGCGGATCTAGTTCGCGACAACCACATCGGCGACTGGGGCACTAATTTTGGCACACTGATCATGAAGATCAAACGTGACGGCATCGACCTCAGTAATCTGGGCGACAACGCGCTGGTCACGCTGGACCAACTCTACAAAGACGGCTCTGCGCTGGAAACCGAGCAACCCGAACTGCGCGACGTCTCCCGCAATGAGCTGGTGCTACTGCAAAACGGCGACGCCGAGAACACCGCGATCTGGGAGCAGATTGTGGAGATCTCCAAAGTCGCTTTTGACAAGCTGTTCGCTCAAATGGGGGTGGAAGTGGATATCACTCTCGGAGAATCCTTCTACCGCGACAAAGTGAACCGCATCTACGACGAATTAACCGAGATCGGCCTCGCAGAGGAAAGCGACGGTGCCCTGGTGGTCTGGCACGATGAGGTCAAAAAATTCGCCCGCAACAACGAGCGCCCCTACCCCTTCAACATCCGCAAAAGCGATGGCGCCTCCAACTACGCCTCCACCGACCTCGCCACCGTGCTCTACCGGGTGGAAGAATTTAAGGCCGAGGAAATCATCTACCTAACCGACGCACGTCAACAAGACCACTTCCAACAACTCTTCCTGACCACCGAAAAGTGGTTCAAGGCCAAGGGCTATCCGCTGCCGGAAATGAGCCACGTATTCTGGGGCACTATTCTGGGCTCCGACAAAAAGCCCTTCAAAACCAAGTCCGGCGAGTCCATCAAACTACAAGAACTTTTGGACGAAGCACGCAGCCGCGCCTACGACGTAGTCAGCGAGAAGAATCCCGACCTGCCCGAAGACGAGCGCCGCGCGATTGCGGAATCTGTCGGAGTGGGCGCGATGAAATACGCCGACCTCTCCAGCAACCGCACCCAAGACTACGTCTTTAGTTGGGACCGCCTGCTCAGCTTTGAGGGCAACACTGCGCCCTACCTACTCTACGCAGTGGCACGCATCAACAGCATCTTCCGCAAGGTCGGCGTCGATCCAGAAGCCACAATCGAAGGTGCCAGCCCACTGGAAACCGAAGCCGAAATGGGCCTTGCCCGCAAGCTGATGGGCTTTGTCACCGCGCTGGAATTGACCATCAACGACCTGCGCCCGCACTTCCTCTGCACCTATTTGTATGAGCTGACCAGCGCCTACAGCACCTTCTACAACGCCGACAAGGTCATGGTCGACGATGCTGCCGTCAAGGCCCGCCGCCTGATTCTGTGCGCACGCACCCGCACCGTACTCAAGACTGGCCTGGAACTGCTCGGCATTCAGCCGCTGGAACGGATGTAA
- a CDS encoding GreA/GreB family elongation factor: MSTKNIYLSKDDHTVLNHLLRGLSAKIDTVFRLRAELSRAIVLDADEVPDEAIGLGSDVEIEDLDSGEREAYTLTLPAQSDFEQGRLSILTPIGAGLLGYEEGDEIEWPTPGGLRRIRVLRVRRTCGALPTCEGLR; the protein is encoded by the coding sequence ATGAGTACAAAAAATATCTATCTCTCCAAGGACGATCACACTGTCTTGAACCATTTATTGCGCGGTCTGAGCGCGAAGATTGATACCGTCTTTCGTCTGCGTGCGGAATTGTCGCGTGCCATCGTCTTAGATGCCGATGAGGTGCCTGACGAGGCGATTGGCTTGGGCAGTGATGTCGAGATTGAGGATCTCGACTCCGGTGAACGCGAAGCCTATACATTAACTTTGCCTGCGCAATCTGATTTCGAGCAAGGTAGGCTCTCGATTCTCACTCCGATTGGTGCGGGCTTGCTCGGCTACGAGGAGGGCGATGAGATCGAATGGCCGACGCCTGGTGGCTTGCGTCGCATTCGTGTGTTGCGTGTACGGCGAACGTGTGGTGCTTTGCCGACATGCGAAGGGCTTAGATGA
- a CDS encoding glutamine synthetase beta-grasp domain-containing protein, whose translation MAKIKLEYLWLDGYTPVPNLRGKTCIKEGDVETWSLEDCPLWGFDGSSTQQAEGSSSDCILKPVGLYPDSTRKNAFLVMCEVMLPDGTPHPTNHRATIAEDPGLWVGLEQEYFLMQDGKPLGWPSEGYPGPQGPYYCGAGFAQVGDIARAIVEEHLDLCLDAGINHEGINAEVAKGQWEYQIFGKGAHKACDQIWVARYILERLCEKYGVDVEYHCKPFKGDWNGSGMHCNFSTEYMRETGGKEYFLKLMDKFEEYKDEHIAAYGPDNHMRLTGLHETQSIDKFSWGVADRGASIRVPHGFVKDDAYKGYLEDRRPNSQGDPYQIVSRVSKTVAEVEAEYK comes from the coding sequence ATGGCTAAAATCAAACTCGAATACCTCTGGCTGGATGGTTATACACCAGTCCCTAATCTCCGCGGCAAGACCTGCATCAAAGAAGGCGACGTAGAAACATGGTCCCTTGAAGACTGCCCACTCTGGGGCTTTGATGGCAGTTCCACGCAACAAGCCGAAGGTAGCAGCTCTGACTGCATCCTCAAGCCAGTTGGGCTTTATCCCGACAGCACTCGTAAGAACGCATTTCTCGTAATGTGTGAAGTCATGCTTCCTGATGGCACACCACACCCAACGAATCACCGCGCAACTATCGCGGAAGATCCAGGTCTCTGGGTCGGCCTTGAGCAAGAATACTTCCTCATGCAAGACGGCAAGCCTCTCGGCTGGCCTTCAGAAGGCTACCCCGGCCCACAAGGTCCTTACTACTGCGGCGCTGGATTTGCCCAAGTAGGTGACATCGCCCGTGCGATCGTCGAAGAGCACCTCGACCTTTGCCTCGACGCAGGCATCAACCACGAAGGTATCAACGCTGAAGTGGCCAAGGGCCAGTGGGAATACCAGATCTTCGGCAAGGGCGCGCACAAAGCCTGTGACCAGATTTGGGTTGCTCGCTACATCCTTGAACGCCTCTGCGAAAAATATGGCGTGGACGTCGAGTACCACTGCAAACCTTTCAAGGGCGACTGGAACGGCTCCGGCATGCACTGTAACTTCTCCACCGAATACATGCGTGAGACTGGCGGTAAGGAATACTTCCTCAAGCTCATGGACAAATTCGAAGAGTATAAGGACGAGCACATCGCTGCTTACGGTCCCGACAATCACATGCGCCTCACCGGCCTCCACGAAACACAGTCGATCGACAAGTTCTCTTGGGGCGTGGCTGACCGCGGTGCTTCGATTCGCGTGCCACACGGCTTCGTCAAAGACGACGCTTATAAGGGCTACCTCGAAGACCGTCGTCCAAACTCACAAGGCGACCCTTATCAAATCGTCTCCCGCGTCTCCAAGACAGTCGCAGAAGTCGAAGCTGAATACAAATAA
- a CDS encoding serine/threonine protein phosphatase encodes MEEAKNTARAVVHIGYDGRVHKTFKGPQARERYENEVRVLEFLEKHGCSFVPRIVEKNDATLYLVTSNCGSRVDHVSDKKKAQIFHELEQYGVRHDDAEVRNITYSAQLGRFCVIDFEFATILVPGYPPSPKMESVADRSQWNAGQED; translated from the coding sequence ATGGAAGAAGCGAAAAATACAGCCAGAGCCGTGGTCCATATTGGGTATGATGGACGTGTGCATAAAACTTTTAAAGGTCCCCAAGCTCGTGAGCGCTATGAGAATGAGGTGCGCGTGTTGGAGTTTTTGGAAAAGCACGGTTGCAGCTTTGTGCCACGAATCGTCGAAAAAAATGATGCGACGCTTTATCTGGTCACCTCTAATTGTGGTTCGCGGGTGGATCATGTGAGCGATAAAAAGAAGGCGCAGATCTTTCATGAATTGGAGCAATACGGCGTGCGACATGACGATGCGGAGGTGCGTAATATCACTTATAGTGCGCAACTTGGGCGTTTTTGTGTGATTGATTTCGAGTTTGCTACGATCTTGGTTCCCGGCTATCCGCCGTCGCCCAAGATGGAGTCGGTTGCGGATCGCAGCCAATGGAATGCAGGCCAGGAGGATTAG
- a CDS encoding class I SAM-dependent methyltransferase: protein MKISKERHAQQIRDQFTKQAVPFAQLKGHTNSIQSLIEMSACGAEDRVLDVACGPGMVACEFAQVAAEVYGIDLTDRMIEAARKRQASQGLKNLYWQVGAAEDLPYADASFSVVVSRYTFHHFMDPAAVLSEMCRVCRPGGRVVVADPVLPSSKLAAFNAMERLRDPSHVAALSCEAFERMIRNAGLKQVKFAQYVVEVDLEAQLAASFPNPGDADRIRALFERDLREDRMGVNARRDGEAIRYAYPIAIYSGVC from the coding sequence ATGAAAATTTCAAAAGAACGACATGCACAACAAATTCGAGATCAGTTTACTAAGCAGGCGGTACCTTTCGCTCAATTAAAGGGGCACACTAATTCGATCCAAAGCTTGATTGAGATGAGTGCTTGCGGTGCTGAGGATCGTGTGTTGGACGTGGCTTGTGGGCCGGGAATGGTTGCGTGCGAATTCGCTCAAGTTGCAGCCGAAGTTTACGGGATTGATTTGACCGATCGAATGATTGAGGCCGCGCGCAAGCGACAGGCGTCGCAGGGGCTTAAAAACTTGTATTGGCAGGTGGGGGCCGCTGAGGATCTGCCTTATGCAGATGCTTCATTCTCTGTTGTGGTGTCGCGTTATACTTTTCATCATTTTATGGATCCTGCTGCGGTCTTGAGTGAGATGTGCCGAGTGTGTCGTCCGGGTGGACGCGTTGTGGTGGCGGATCCTGTTTTGCCAAGTTCTAAGCTTGCCGCTTTTAATGCGATGGAGCGCTTGCGGGATCCTTCACATGTGGCGGCATTGTCTTGCGAAGCCTTCGAACGGATGATTCGAAATGCTGGTTTGAAGCAGGTGAAATTCGCTCAATATGTCGTGGAGGTAGATTTGGAGGCGCAATTGGCAGCTTCGTTTCCAAATCCGGGAGATGCGGATCGAATCCGAGCCTTGTTTGAGCGGGACTTACGCGAGGATCGTATGGGCGTTAACGCGCGGCGCGATGGCGAGGCGATACGCTACGCCTATCCGATTGCGATCTATTCGGGAGTCTGTTAG
- a CDS encoding aldo/keto reductase encodes MNQRKFGRTGLSVSELCLGALQLGWLNDADASFNLLDTYRELGGNFIQTSTVASNQNVVTQSEQTLGAWLSQRPGVRQHCVLSTRMVFSGQLQAPGQSLARLVREQCEASLRRLGVSHLDLLVCEWDDCFAPNTRCLRPMDELFVGLENLIRAGIIRYVGAAGFPSWRFVEALGRSDRLRGCRFDSLQQKFSILEQGNLYTDVSAIAREYKVGFLAESPLAGGFLTGKYGRSEGLHVSERAKKLALRYANRRGFSVIATLEAIGRELNATPAQVALAWVLRHEIVSSAIIGCNHSGHVHTSVAATQIELSNEHVWRLEYALAPIFNSES; translated from the coding sequence ATGAACCAAAGAAAATTCGGGCGCACCGGATTGTCGGTTTCCGAGCTCTGTCTCGGAGCTTTACAACTCGGATGGCTCAATGATGCCGACGCATCCTTTAATTTACTAGATACCTACCGTGAGCTAGGAGGGAATTTTATTCAAACCTCTACTGTCGCGTCTAATCAAAATGTTGTTACTCAATCGGAGCAGACACTGGGAGCATGGCTGAGCCAGCGTCCAGGTGTGCGTCAGCATTGTGTCCTCTCCACTCGCATGGTTTTTTCGGGACAACTCCAGGCTCCGGGGCAATCGTTGGCGAGGTTGGTGCGTGAGCAGTGCGAGGCATCGCTGCGTCGACTCGGTGTCTCGCATCTCGACCTTTTGGTCTGCGAGTGGGATGATTGTTTTGCGCCTAATACGCGTTGTCTTCGCCCGATGGATGAGCTGTTTGTCGGCTTGGAAAATTTGATACGTGCGGGCATCATTCGCTATGTTGGTGCGGCTGGATTTCCTTCGTGGAGATTTGTCGAGGCGCTGGGGCGCTCGGATCGTTTGCGTGGGTGTCGTTTCGACTCTCTGCAGCAAAAATTCTCTATTCTTGAGCAAGGTAATTTGTATACAGATGTAAGTGCAATTGCTCGTGAGTATAAGGTCGGTTTTTTAGCGGAGTCGCCGCTGGCGGGCGGATTTTTAACTGGAAAATACGGTCGCAGCGAGGGGCTACATGTTTCCGAGCGTGCTAAAAAGCTGGCTTTGCGCTATGCGAATCGACGCGGTTTTTCAGTGATTGCGACACTTGAAGCGATCGGGCGCGAGTTGAACGCAACGCCTGCTCAAGTCGCACTCGCATGGGTGTTGCGTCACGAAATTGTGTCGTCGGCAATCATCGGCTGCAACCATTCGGGCCACGTGCATACATCGGTAGCGGCCACGCAGATTGAGCTCAGCAATGAGCATGTGTGGCGCCTAGAATATGCACTGGCGCCTATTTTTAATAGCGAAAGCTAA
- a CDS encoding diacylglycerol kinase codes for MDSEPIDPNIHKNSGFTRVFKAFSYSLQGLASSMKHEAAFRQEVFLAVVLIPASFLLQVPLMQQLILVASVLLVLIVELLNSAVEAVVDDISLRNRPLAKRAKDMGSAAVLLSLLNCFICWASVIALNWDRYFS; via the coding sequence ATGGACAGCGAACCAATCGATCCTAATATCCATAAAAACTCTGGCTTTACCCGGGTTTTCAAGGCGTTTTCTTATTCTTTGCAGGGCCTGGCTTCCTCGATGAAGCATGAGGCAGCCTTTCGCCAAGAGGTCTTTCTCGCCGTGGTGCTGATTCCAGCCTCTTTTCTGCTGCAGGTGCCGCTAATGCAGCAACTGATCTTAGTCGCCAGCGTGCTTCTGGTTCTGATTGTCGAGTTGCTGAATTCCGCAGTCGAAGCCGTGGTGGACGACATCTCCTTGCGCAATCGTCCACTGGCCAAGCGGGCCAAAGACATGGGCAGCGCGGCCGTTTTGCTCAGTCTGCTGAATTGTTTCATTTGTTGGGCATCAGTCATTGCTTTGAACTGGGATCGGTATTTCAGTTAA
- a CDS encoding tRNA (cytidine(34)-2'-O)-methyltransferase, with protein MLHIVLFNPEIPQNTGNIGRLCAITESRLHLIHPLGFTITDKHLKRSGMDYWKSLDVHHHENWEAFEASPEAPKRLWLLTTKADHAYWDVEFADGDGLVFGNEGHGAPDWLHAKMAGQRLTIPHKNTEMRSLNLSTSVGIVTYEALRQLR; from the coding sequence ATGCTGCATATCGTCCTGTTTAATCCAGAGATCCCACAAAACACCGGAAACATCGGTCGCCTCTGTGCGATCACAGAAAGTCGGCTGCATTTGATCCATCCGCTCGGCTTCACCATTACGGATAAGCACCTGAAGCGTAGTGGGATGGACTATTGGAAGTCGCTGGATGTCCATCATCATGAGAACTGGGAGGCGTTCGAAGCCAGCCCCGAGGCGCCCAAACGCCTTTGGCTTTTGACGACGAAAGCAGACCACGCGTATTGGGATGTGGAATTCGCCGACGGCGATGGGCTGGTTTTCGGCAATGAGGGGCACGGCGCGCCTGATTGGTTGCATGCGAAGATGGCGGGCCAGCGGCTAACGATCCCGCACAAGAATACAGAAATGCGTTCGCTAAACCTCTCGACATCAGTTGGGATCGTGACTTATGAAGCCTTGCGGCAGTTACGTTAG
- a CDS encoding AraC family transcriptional regulator encodes MQIDTNTRVLSAGEVLYLAPHQRHAVCGFEPDFCGVYTLALFDADVVGASLRPDLESVARFIDLCEFLLGERTEAIKALRLGEWLLSVREPVRPTLTDLPAATAPDMVQRVKTLLDAALGERVPFDEIARRCGCSKEHCNRQFKAQYGVTIQTYQLNRKAERARDLLATDRPLSDIALEAGFYDQSHLSRVFKSIFQLTPEAYRRQQSACDQSHTR; translated from the coding sequence ATGCAGATCGATACTAACACACGCGTGCTCTCGGCCGGTGAAGTGCTTTACCTTGCGCCGCACCAACGTCACGCGGTTTGCGGGTTTGAGCCTGATTTTTGCGGTGTGTATACTCTAGCTTTGTTCGATGCTGATGTCGTTGGAGCGAGTCTGAGGCCTGACTTGGAGAGCGTCGCGAGGTTCATTGATTTGTGCGAATTTCTTTTGGGAGAACGCACGGAGGCGATTAAAGCTTTGCGCTTAGGCGAATGGTTGCTTTCAGTTCGCGAGCCTGTGCGACCGACGCTGACGGATCTACCTGCTGCTACTGCGCCTGACATGGTGCAGCGGGTGAAGACTTTACTGGATGCAGCGCTCGGTGAGCGTGTGCCATTTGACGAGATCGCTCGCAGATGTGGCTGTAGTAAGGAGCATTGTAATCGTCAATTTAAAGCTCAGTACGGCGTGACTATTCAGACCTATCAATTAAATCGTAAGGCAGAGCGTGCGCGTGATCTACTCGCGACTGATCGCCCGTTGAGCGATATTGCTTTGGAAGCTGGATTTTATGATCAAAGCCACCTGAGCCGAGTTTTTAAGAGTATCTTTCAACTGACGCCCGAAGCGTATCGCAGGCAACAGTCTGCATGCGATCAGTCTCATACAAGATAG
- a CDS encoding sulfatase: MVAFAGAHYVYAGRFPSSDSALFYARSPWHLMQQALHFSPWGTGFALLALLLFWLAFCWGMPCLLRRIRFRGRVLLAGVGLLCVLWGHLQYPPNVVLDIKNSEVGRLRLSGDDLSARSATIGDYLEGLLLDQSGPFISLTLPWMRKSDNFQQVDSELELNWSERSELTAYANASSWVDSSPPGPQKNVILILVESLRSDVIGRPGELKGIMPHVEALMQTGWLFRNHYSSSSHSSYADITAISGIYPFWGERIHLYPASVSHPRPRIYDLLHMIGYRTAIFSSQNENWGGMLRYLESEHIDVLYHADDRSYGSAALGRKLSLNAGKGFDADTVESALHWMSEEDAPFFAYLNLQGSHYPYYFPDGLPRPFGEEMDVTDLNFLNLPPELIPAMRLRYQDSLHYLDEQIGRLVAGLQAAGKWDDTLLIITGDTGQAFGEHGVTGHARDLYDEVVRTPLIIAGVDHVVKSNTGALSQHADIAPTVLDLLDLPRYAGFQGTSLLQEPRSWLPLVCQSPALKQLALVTEHHKLLYNWETKQARFYNLEGESGKVYETLADAESDCAQRLLAVLQDWAYQQTNYYRNPARVLQFFAPQYSNLITCPKQPQ, encoded by the coding sequence GTGGTGGCCTTTGCCGGTGCCCACTACGTGTATGCTGGGCGCTTTCCCAGTAGCGACAGTGCTTTATTTTATGCGCGTTCGCCTTGGCATTTAATGCAGCAAGCGCTGCACTTCTCACCTTGGGGCACGGGCTTTGCTTTGCTTGCCTTACTGCTATTCTGGCTCGCTTTTTGTTGGGGTATGCCCTGCCTCTTGCGTCGGATCCGTTTTCGCGGGCGTGTGTTGTTGGCGGGAGTGGGGCTCTTGTGCGTGCTCTGGGGGCATCTTCAGTATCCGCCCAATGTTGTGTTAGACATTAAGAATTCGGAGGTAGGACGCCTGCGACTTTCTGGTGACGATCTCAGTGCGCGTAGTGCGACCATTGGTGATTATTTAGAAGGCCTGTTACTGGATCAGTCCGGACCCTTTATTTCTTTGACGCTTCCGTGGATGCGAAAATCTGATAATTTTCAGCAGGTAGATTCAGAGCTGGAACTGAATTGGTCTGAGCGATCGGAGCTGACTGCATATGCAAACGCAAGCAGTTGGGTGGATTCTAGCCCTCCAGGGCCCCAAAAGAATGTGATTCTTATCCTAGTGGAGTCACTGCGCTCGGACGTGATCGGGCGACCTGGGGAGTTGAAAGGTATTATGCCGCATGTGGAGGCGCTGATGCAGACGGGGTGGCTCTTTCGGAATCATTATAGCAGTTCCAGTCATTCCAGTTATGCCGATATTACTGCGATTTCGGGCATCTATCCATTTTGGGGAGAACGCATTCATTTATATCCTGCATCGGTTTCGCATCCGCGGCCGCGCATTTATGATTTATTACACATGATCGGATATCGAACGGCCATTTTTTCCTCACAGAATGAGAATTGGGGAGGGATGCTCCGCTACCTGGAGTCCGAGCATATAGATGTGCTCTACCACGCGGATGACCGCTCTTATGGGAGTGCAGCTCTGGGAAGAAAGCTTTCGTTGAATGCCGGCAAGGGCTTCGATGCCGACACGGTGGAGAGCGCGTTACATTGGATGAGTGAAGAGGATGCGCCTTTTTTTGCCTATTTGAACCTACAGGGGAGCCATTACCCGTATTATTTTCCAGACGGTCTGCCACGTCCCTTCGGTGAGGAAATGGATGTCACAGACTTAAATTTTCTAAACCTCCCACCCGAACTAATACCCGCTATGCGTTTACGCTATCAGGACAGTTTGCACTATTTAGATGAACAAATCGGGCGTTTAGTTGCAGGCCTTCAGGCGGCCGGGAAGTGGGATGACACCTTGCTGATTATCACTGGCGATACCGGGCAAGCCTTCGGAGAGCATGGGGTGACCGGGCATGCAAGAGACTTATATGACGAGGTCGTTCGGACGCCATTGATTATTGCAGGAGTCGATCATGTGGTGAAGTCAAATACGGGAGCGTTATCGCAGCATGCTGATATTGCCCCGACTGTGTTGGACTTATTGGACTTGCCCCGCTACGCAGGTTTTCAGGGGACGAGTCTGTTGCAAGAGCCACGTAGCTGGTTGCCCTTAGTTTGCCAATCACCGGCACTGAAGCAACTTGCCCTCGTGACCGAGCATCATAAATTATTGTATAATTGGGAGACGAAGCAGGCTCGTTTTTACAATTTAGAAGGAGAATCTGGCAAAGTCTATGAGACTTTAGCAGATGCCGAATCGGATTGTGCGCAGAGACTTTTAGCTGTTTTACAAGATTGGGCCTATCAGCAAACGAATTATTATCGTAATCCTGCCCGAGTATTACAATTTTTTGCACCTCAATATTCTAATCTGATCACATGTCCGAAACAGCCACAATAG